TTTCGGAAAGTCACCAcagatataatttttttttaaaaacaggagaTTTTGAAAGCAGTTGAGTCTTAATGGACATGTATATCAAAGCCTCATAAGGCAAGTtttggcaaaaaacaaaaaaaacaccgaACACTAAAATTgaggatattttctctttattttcattttagtttgaaTTAGGTTCACaaacatctattttttttaattcattttagttACCTGCAACCTAGTTTTAGTTAACCATGCTATACTTGCTGcattcaaatttaaaatctgTGTATATTACAGATATTATTGTACTTGCAGACATTTCCACTGCATCATGTTTGTACTGAATTTGCTGAACTGTGCttcttgttttcctcttttttatttACATCTAGCTGCACCAGCTCATCACCACACCTGTTAATTCCCATTCAAAAGCCCAAGTTAATGTTTTCATTAGCCCCTGCCTAATGTAATGGTACTTGACACAGCGTAAGTGATGGAGAGGCAGGGTGACCTTTCCTTGTGTCTGCCAAGCTGTTGCTGAGGCCGTGTACTTGTCAACCCGCAGCGAGGAGGCAGAGAGGCACTGCTGAGAACAGTCATTAAGCACAGAGCAAAGCCAGCGCTCGGCACCACTCGACACTTTTGATCTGCACATTTCAATTAGATTTCACATCAGGATGCCCGCCTTCTTTCAGTTAGCACCTGCGCCCTTCCCCTTCCCAACTGGCTGGCAGGTTGAAGTGGGAGGCGCACAAGAAAGGCCACAAAGTTCTGTCGCCGACTGAAACGGCAGCAGCATAATGTAGCTTTTAGGTGATAATATAATCAGTATCCATGTGCTTTTTTATCTTAAAGCCCACTGCATGTGGAATCCATCCACCAATCCAGATAAAGCCTCCACCAGCTCGTGGGGTTTGAGACTGTTTTCGGCTGGAGCAGTGGTTTTCCTGGTGTAGTGCCTTAATTTACCCTGAAATGTGAGGAGGTTTCATTGAGCTCAGACACCCTCAgtaaatgtttccagcactgcTTTGCCTGATAAGGTGGATCCTGCAGGCTCTGGTAGATATGAATTTCCCCTAAGAGTTACATTGTATGTGTACGTGTGCTACGGTTCACTggctttattttctgtttttgttaaagtgggggggggggcttttctTAGCCATTTCATCAAATCACTTCCTCCTTTTTCATGTTTCGCTACATTTTGATAGACGATATCAGGCTGTTGCTGAAAAGCTGTTAATGCATTTCAGAGAGTAATGGTGTGACTAATTAATGTCAAGTTTCTCGGCTGAAGCAGAGAAGGAAAACAATCAATAGCCATTAAACCCTGGGAGCTTTGTTGAACAGCGGTTTAACAGACCTCAGACAGTGGCTGGGTGCCCTCGGGGCTTTTGAGATTACAGGTGACTTACTGCTCACCCTGCGAACACACACTGCACCTTTTGTAAATTTGTTATAGAGTCAGTGGAAGATGACTAACAAGTGAGAGTTCACAGCGAGGCAGAAAAGGCGAAGCTTTACAGGAAACTACATAATTGCCACCGACTCCTGTTGCCAATTTTTAGGGCTTGTGTTTCACGAGTGTGGCAGGAAAGCTGCAGTTAATATGCACAGGCTGCCTCAGCAAAGTGCTTTCTGATCCATGATTGCATGTGTTAATGTTTCAGTTGGGTATTGATTTCCTGACGGCCTTTTGTACACTGGATTTATCCGCCCCGCTTGCTGGCAAGCGCACCCCTCCGAATGTTTGATTAAAGTTCAATTGACTCTTCCAGTGAAGGGGCGAGGAGCCATTTCACTCCCTATTTGTAGCGCCAAAGCTCTGCCTGACATGTTCTTTTGTTCCCATTCAACCTCCTGCCACCCAGGCAGCCACCATTGCACTGATCCTAATATCCCTGCATTCAGTGAGTCTCCTGGCCTAATCCTGGGACAGACAGGGCCGCAGCACAAACATGCCCAGCCAGCTACAAATCCTGGCATGGACTGACCCGCTCCATGGCCTTTCACTGTGAAACGCAGCACCCACTGCTAATGTGTATCCTCCACAGATTTCATTCCACCTAACTGCAGATATTTCACCTCTTTGCAATCAAAAGTGAATCCTCCCCCTTATCACAGATGCTCGTTTGCGTTCCTAAGATGTTACTGCCTGTTTTAACGGTGCCTGTTTATCGTCTTCTTTCAGGGAGAGCTGATTACTTTCTACTACTACTGGAAGAAGACTCCCGAGGCGGCCAGTTGTCGAGCCCATCGCCGACACCGTCGTCAGCCCGTCTTCCGCCGCATCAAGACACGGACCGCCTCAACTCCCGTCAACACTCCTTCACGCCCGCCGTCGAGCGAGTTCTGTACGTAGCTTTGACGTCATGGTGGCAGCTGGGAGGAGAGGGGACGGCCTGGCCTGACATATACTCGTTGGTCGGTAAAGAGATGTATGTGACGTATCTTTCtccttccttcttctctctagTGGACCTCAGCTCAGCCAGTGAAGATGACTTTGACAGTGAAGACAGCGAACAGGAGCTAAAAGGCTACGCCTGCCGCCACTGCTTCACGACCAGTAAGATGCCACATCTCTTTTTCGTGCGCACACCCGTCATACGGACTTGCTTGGCTATTCCCGTCCTGTCTTGGGATCGGTGTGAGCCCACCCAACACAGCACTGTGTGACAGATGGGCATCAGAGTATGTCAGGACTAATTTGATCAAATCAGACATGAACCCACAGCTCGTTCACTCTCTCCACCTCATTATCCTTCCCCCTCTTTGCACACAGCTGGCTCCCATCTGAACACGCTGACGTTTCTGCCATCCAAGCAAGGGTGGCTAATAACTTGGCTTTATAGTGTTAACCCATCAAGCTCTTATTAGTAGATTACTGGGAGTTTAAATGGGGTATAAAACAGGGGACAGATTAGACATTGATTTAGCGCCTGTAgtacaaacatttttattctgTTAAATATTGAAAGGAGAAATTATTTTAAGGTGGTGCCTGTATTCCTCAGTATTACTGCAGGTTGTCAGATGATTTCTGTGTGATGTTTGTGCCTCTCTGCTTGTGTGACTGTGTTATTTCACAACTGTAAATGGCTTTCCTCAGCCTCCAAGGACTGGCACCACGGGGGCCGCGAGAACATCTTGCTGTGCACCGACTGCCGCATTCACTTCAAGAAGTACGGTGAGCTGCCCCCCATCGAGAAGCCCGTGGACCCTCCGCCATTTATGTTCAAACCTGtcaaagaggaagaggatggaCTCAGCGGGAAGCATAGCATGAGGACCCGACGGAACCGAGGCTCGGTGCGCCAGCTATCCTTCTATTTTCACTTTTAGGAACCATACCCTGAGATTTATCCCTGGAGCAATCCAGACCCAGATTACAAAGAAATAAGCTCATAATCTCAAaccaaatgtttattttattcaaagtTTGAAAGTTTTATAAATTGGGCTAAATTTTCCTTCGTTCAAACTACAGATGTCGACGCTACGTAGTGGTCGTAAGAAGCAGACAGCCAGTCCTGATGGCCGAGCCTCACCCACCAACGAGGATTTGCGCTCTAGCGGACGTACTTCACCCAGCGCAGCCAGCACTGACAGCACCGACAGCAAGACGGACTCCATGAAGAAGCCAAGCAAAGTAAGTACAGCAGAGAGTCGCTGACCCCTCGTTTTTCCTTGCATGCACCTCTGTAATGTATACTTTCTGTGTCTCTGCTGCTTTTGCTCCACAGAAGATTAAAGAGGAAGCTCCTTCACCTATGAAGAGTGCCAAACGGCAACGGGAGAAAGGAgcttcagacacagaggagccCGAGAGGGCCAACGCCAAAAAGTCCAAGACACAAGTGAGTCTGCTTGCTTGTGTTATCTCTATGTGTTAAGGGGAGGTTGTGTAGTTGGTGTGCTGATGCGCTTCCTTTCTTCTCCTCTGTCCCCACAGGAGCTGAGTCGGCCAGACTCGCCTTCAGAATGCGAGggagaaggagagggagagggcgAGAGCTCTGATGGGCGGAGCATCAACGAGGAGCTCAGTAGTGATCCTAAAGACATTGATCAGGACAACCGGAGCTCTTCGCCGAGCATCCCGAGCCCCCGTGACAATGAGAGCGACTCGGACTCCTCTGCccaacagcagcagctcctGCAGAGCCAGCACCCTCCAGTCATCCAGTGTCAACCGGGCACCTCAGCCGCCTCTTCGGCGCCCCCTCCACCCACAACCTCAGCCCCCTCACTGCCTCCGCAGGTTTCCCCTGCTGCAGCCTCCAGCTCTCTACCTCCCCAGCCTCTGCCCCAGGCAAGCCCAATGTCTCTAATCCAGTCAGGAGCATCCCTGCACCCTCAAAGGCTTCCCTCTCCACACTCACCTATGACTCAGGCTCCGCCTCCTGGCCCCCCAGTTCCACCTCAGTCATTACCCAGCCCGCATCACGGACCCATGCCTCCCATGCCTCACCCGTTGCAGCCGGGCCCCTCACACATGGCTCACCCTCACTCCATCACCCCTCAGGGATTCCCTGTGGGTCCGTCTCAGGTCCCACCCCTGCCGGTCTCTGGCCAATCACAACAGAGGGCTCACACGCCTCCTTCTCAGTCCCAGTCATCTTCTCAGAGCGGCGCCCAGCCTCCCAGAGAGCAGCCCTTGCCCCCCGCACCAATATCTATGCCTCACATCAAGCCCCCGCCAACTACACCCATCCCTCAGATACCCAACCCACAGTCTCACAAACACCCGCCCCACGTATCGGCACCTCCATTCCCTCAGATGCCTTCAAACCTGCCTCCGCCTCCTGCCCTCAAGCCTCTCAGCTCTTTATCCAACCATCATCCTCCATCAGCACATCCGCCTCCCCTCCAGCTCATGCCTCAAGGCCAGCAGCTTCAGCCTCCCCCAGCCCAGCCTCCAGTTCTCACCCAGTCACAGAGCCTCCCACCTTCAGCCAGCCACcaacctcctccagctcctcctctgCCACCCTCCGCAGCAGCCTCACATCCCAGCGGGCCACCTCAGCAACCTTTCTCATCTCATCCTTTCAGTACAGTTCTACCTCCAACCGCCCCTCCCCCATCATCATCAAACTCTATGCCTGGCTTGCAGCCTCCTTCTTCTTCGGCTCCATCCTCTTCCATCTCCATGCCACTTCCTGCCTCTGTCACCTGTGCTGGCCCGGCCACAGCAGTCCCACCCATGCACATCAAAGAGGAGCCTTTGGACGAGTCGGAAGAGCCAGAGAGCCCACCACCCCCGCAGAGAAGCCCCTCCCCGGAGCCTACAGTCGTCAATACGCCCAGCCATGCCAGCCAATCAGCACGGTACGTCTGTCAACAGCCTGAGCAAACAACAGAACATCAAACATctgtaaaagagaaaaacatacACCTGCACAGGTGGCTGTTTATCAGTAGTCTGCCTGTTCTCTTATCAGGGGATACTGATTAGCTCTCCAACAAAGAGTCGCCCTCAGGTTTTAAGTCTTTAATGTAGGCAACTAATCAAATGTCCTCTGCAAAACAGGCATCCAAGGCCACAATTAGCCTCGAGCTCTGAGTAGCTGATGGTTCGGAATTATCAGAGATGGAAAACAGGGAGATTAATTACAGTGAGATGGAAGTGTATGAAGCATCCGAATATGAGTACGTGTTGCTGCCTCCCGCTTAAGTGACTCTCAGACTGCCAATGAATAGCAATGAGGAGTTTATTATAGGCTCAGCGTGGCAGGAAAAGTGAATGCTGAGggagtttgtttgcttttaaaacATGGACTAATGCAAGCTAATACCAGCGGTGTTTTCATCATTTATCCTGCCATTCAGTACACAAAATTTCACATGGATATGATGCTCAAACCTTCttttatcagtttttttttttttccctccaaacAAATGTCAGTTTATGAACGTAAGACATTATTTTaacgtttttatttttgtgtctgtgtttctaCAGTTTCTACAAGCACTTGGACCGGGGGTACAACTCGTGTGCTCGGACCGATTTCTACTTCACGCCCCTGGCTTCATCTAAACTGGCCAAGAAGAGAGAGGAAGCTCTGGAGAAAGCCAAACGGGAAGCAGAACAGAAAGCCAgggaggaaaaagagagagagagggaaagggaaAAGGAGCGAGAAAGAGAGCGGGAACGAGAAAAGGAAGCTGAGAGAGCCGCGGTGAGTGGTGTAATCGTTCTTTTACTTTTATGTTTCGCACTGGTttcgttaaaaaaaataaaagtaagaaaaacTAAGCATGATGTTCCTCTCCTCACAGAAAGCCTCCAGTTCATCTCACGAAGGCAGAATGAGCGAACCTCAGATGGCCGGCCCCGCCCACATGCGTCCACCCTTTGACGGTCCCCCGACTACTATTGCAGCTGTGCCTCCCTACATTGGCCCCGACACACCCGCCCTACGCACCCTCAGCGAGTATGCCCGGCCCCACGTCATGTCCCCCACCAATCGAAACCACCCGTTCTTTGTGTCACTCAACCCCGCAGACTCGCTGATAGCTTATCACATGCCCAGCTTATACAACGCTGACCCAGCCATGCGGGAGCGTGAGCTTCGAGAGCGGGAGATGCGCGAGAGGGAAATCCGCGAGAGGGAGCTGAGGGAAAGGATGAAACCTGGTTTTGAGGTCAAGCCTCCAGAGATGGACACACTCCACCCTTCCACAAACCCCATGGAACACTTTGCTCGCCACGGGGCCATCACGTTGCCCCCCATGGCCGGCCCTCACCCTTTCGCCTCCTTTCATCCCAGCCTGAACCCATTAGAGCGTGAGCGGCTAGCCCTTGCGGGGCCCCAGCTGCGCCCAGAAATGAGCTACCCAGAGAGGCTGGCAGCAGAGAGACTCCATGCAGAGAGGATGGCAACAGTGGCCAATGATCCCATCGCTCGTCTGCAGATGTTCAATGTCACGCCGCACCACCACCAGCACTCACATATTCACTCCCATCTCCACCTCCACCAGCAAGATCCCTTACACCAAGGTAAACGAAAGCCCTGCTTAATTCATAAATGCATGACAGTGaaattaaaaactgaatttaGAAGCTTTAATTACAGATGACAACTTAAGAATGAACAGAtactttatttaattaaatgtttgaaGACCAAAAGTAGAGCTCTGAGTCACTCACAGGTCAATTTAACCTGTTATCACtctgaaataaatatatatattgtatttttgGTTATGTAGTATTAATTACTACATTTTGATTAAACATAACAGATGCCAGACTGCTTTTTGAGTTCAGGAAGCATGTTGCTGTTTGAAATTTTGCCATTTATCTGCACTTATTCTGATgttgtttaaaaggaaagagATGTTTTGACAAAGTTGTTGCAGTGAAATGAACAAATGATATATTGTATTAAGTATCGAAGTGAGCATATCTGTCATGGTATTGtatcatttatatatatatatatatatatatatatatatatatatatatatatatatatatatatatatatatatatatatatatataatatgtacTGCACTAATTTGTTACTCCTCTCATTAAAGACTGAACAAAGGGACTTGTGATCAGTGTCACTGTAATGTAGTGTACATCACTGACAGGCTGGATGACAGGAAGTCATATCTTCCTTAAGTTACTGACAGAGCCAACAGATTTTTTACAATGGATAAATATAGTAACGTAGTCCCTGCAGTCTTTAAATCAACCTTGAGGAGTAACGTTACATTAAGCTGAGTATCATTAATGTCTGTAGCATGCTGTGTGATACACTATCTTGTAATGAGTGTACCCTGAACCTAAGACTCTGACTCCCAGAAGGTGGTGGTGAATGTCTTGTGTGTCCTCCAGGTTCCGGCGGCCATCCGCTGGCAGTAGATCCCCTGGCCGGACCTCACCTGGCACGCTTCCCTTACCCACCCGGCGCCATCCCCAACCCTCTCCTGGGCCAGCCGCCGCACGAACACGAGATGCTGCGACACCCAGTTTTTGGTAGGTTCTCAGCCAGTGTTGACTCTCCTTACTCACATCTATCAGTCTGAGCTTCTATCATCTATCAGTCTGAGCCTGATCACATTTTCTGTGTTGGGTCTTCCTCCAGGTACTCCATACCCACGGGACCTACCAGCAGGTATTCCACCAACTATGTCGGCGGCCCATCAGCTGCAGGCCATGCACGCCCAGTCGGCCGAGCTCCAGAGGCTAGCCATGGAGCAGCAGTGGCTGCACGGGCACCATCACATGCACGGAGGACCACTGCCTGGCCAGGAGGACTACTACAGGTAGTTTATCCTAATTATTGTTGTAGTCGGGTTTTCTGAGCATGCttgattatgttttgtttttttgttttttttaattttaaaacattGCTCTTTTGTCCTTTCAGTCGACTGAAGAAGGAGAGCGACAAGCAGCTGTAACGAGCCGAGGGAGGCGGCGACTGACAGGTGCAGGACACAGGAAGTTGTTACAGAGCAGTTTCAAAGAGGCTCTTCAGGATCCTCTGAACACTTTCAGTTTTGACGAACAGAAAAAGCCAAGTGAATCGTCTGAGATTTCTCctgagatttttgtttttgttcatgtcgaggaccttttttcttttcttttcttttaattattattttccaaGACATTGACTTTCTTTGGTATATAGCCAGTAGTGACAACATCCTCAAGACTCCTGCATGACAAGCTTccctgatgttttttttgtagGTGCTAGAACAAGACACTGTGCttattacaaaacaaacaaacaaacaaaaaaaagaaaaagccgaGACCGGTCAGACCATTTATGGAAAAATAACAAGTGCTATCTTAaattcaacatttattttaatacattGTTGGAGGTTTTT
This region of Maylandia zebra isolate NMK-2024a linkage group LG20, Mzebra_GT3a, whole genome shotgun sequence genomic DNA includes:
- the rerea gene encoding arginine-glutamic acid dipeptide repeats protein isoform X3, giving the protein MSEMDDLFSPRRRLNSTQGEIRVGPSHQAKLPELQPFPSPGGQAVTENEELVWMPGVNDCDLLMYLRAARSMAAFAGMCDGGSTEDGCLAASRDDTTLNALNTLHESSYDAGKALQRLVKKPVPKLIEKCWSEDEVKRFIKGLRQFGKNFFRIRKELLPNKETGELITFYYYWKKTPEAASCRAHRRHRRQPVFRRIKTRTASTPVNTPSRPPSSEFLDLSSASEDDFDSEDSEQELKGYACRHCFTTTSKDWHHGGRENILLCTDCRIHFKKYGELPPIEKPVDPPPFMFKPVKEEEDGLSGKHSMRTRRNRGSMSTLRSGRKKQTASPDGRASPTNEDLRSSGRTSPSAASTDSTDSKTDSMKKPSKKIKEEAPSPMKSAKRQREKGASDTEEPERANAKKSKTQELSRPDSPSECEGEGEGEGESSDGRSINEELSSDPKDIDQDNRSSSPSIPSPRDNESDSDSSAQQQQLLQSQHPPVIQCQPGTSAASSAPPPPTTSAPSLPPQVSPAAASSSLPPQPLPQASPMSLIQSGASLHPQRLPSPHSPMTQAPPPGPPVPPQSLPSPHHGPMPPMPHPLQPGPSHMAHPHSITPQGFPVGPSQVPPLPVSGQSQQRAHTPPSQSQSSSQSGAQPPREQPLPPAPISMPHIKPPPTTPIPQIPNPQSHKHPPHVSAPPFPQMPSNLPPPPALKPLSSLSNHHPPSAHPPPLQLMPQGQQLQPPPAQPPVLTQSQSLPPSASHQPPPAPPLPPSAAASHPSGPPQQPFSSHPFSTVLPPTAPPPSSSNSMPGLQPPSSSAPSSSISMPLPASVTCAGPATAVPPMHIKEEPLDESEEPESPPPPQRSPSPEPTVVNTPSHASQSARFYKHLDRGYNSCARTDFYFTPLASSKLAKKREEALEKAKREAEQKAREEKEREREREKEREREREREKEAERAAKASSSSHEGRMSEPQMAGPAHMRPPFDGPPTTIAAVPPYIGPDTPALRTLSEYARPHVMSPTNRNHPFFVSLNPADSLIAYHMPSLYNADPAMRERELREREMREREIRERELRERMKPGFEVKPPEMDTLHPSTNPMEHFARHGAITLPPMAGPHPFASFHPSLNPLERERLALAGPQLRPEMSYPERLAAERLHAERMATVANDPIARLQMFNVTPHHHQHSHIHSHLHLHQQDPLHQGGGECLVCPPGSGGHPLAVDPLAGPHLARFPYPPGAIPNPLLGQPPHEHEMLRHPVFGTPYPRDLPAGIPPTMSAAHQLQAMHAQSAELQRLAMEQQWLHGHHHMHGGPLPGQEDYYSRLKKESDKQL
- the rerea gene encoding arginine-glutamic acid dipeptide repeats protein isoform X1, whose protein sequence is MTADKEKEREKERDRDRDRDRDKREAGKSRRQDGDRGDRESESSRPRRSCTLEGGAKNYAESEHSDDEDNDNGSTGGGSGTAEEAGKKGKKKMPKKKSRYERTENGEITSFITEDDVVYRPGDCVYIESQRPNTPYFICSIQDFKLSKRDHLLMNVKWYYRQSEVPDSVYQHLVQDRNNENDSGRELVITDPVVRSRELFISDYVDTYHAAALRGKCNISHFSDIFAAREFKARMDSFFYILGYNPETRRLNSTQGEIRVGPSHQAKLPELQPFPSPGGQAVTENEELVWMPGVNDCDLLMYLRAARSMAAFAGMCDGGSTEDGCLAASRDDTTLNALNTLHESSYDAGKALQRLVKKPVPKLIEKCWSEDEVKRFIKGLRQFGKNFFRIRKELLPNKETGELITFYYYWKKTPEAASCRAHRRHRRQPVFRRIKTRTASTPVNTPSRPPSSEFLDLSSASEDDFDSEDSEQELKGYACRHCFTTTSKDWHHGGRENILLCTDCRIHFKKYGELPPIEKPVDPPPFMFKPVKEEEDGLSGKHSMRTRRNRGSMSTLRSGRKKQTASPDGRASPTNEDLRSSGRTSPSAASTDSTDSKTDSMKKPSKKIKEEAPSPMKSAKRQREKGASDTEEPERANAKKSKTQELSRPDSPSECEGEGEGEGESSDGRSINEELSSDPKDIDQDNRSSSPSIPSPRDNESDSDSSAQQQQLLQSQHPPVIQCQPGTSAASSAPPPPTTSAPSLPPQVSPAAASSSLPPQPLPQASPMSLIQSGASLHPQRLPSPHSPMTQAPPPGPPVPPQSLPSPHHGPMPPMPHPLQPGPSHMAHPHSITPQGFPVGPSQVPPLPVSGQSQQRAHTPPSQSQSSSQSGAQPPREQPLPPAPISMPHIKPPPTTPIPQIPNPQSHKHPPHVSAPPFPQMPSNLPPPPALKPLSSLSNHHPPSAHPPPLQLMPQGQQLQPPPAQPPVLTQSQSLPPSASHQPPPAPPLPPSAAASHPSGPPQQPFSSHPFSTVLPPTAPPPSSSNSMPGLQPPSSSAPSSSISMPLPASVTCAGPATAVPPMHIKEEPLDESEEPESPPPPQRSPSPEPTVVNTPSHASQSARFYKHLDRGYNSCARTDFYFTPLASSKLAKKREEALEKAKREAEQKAREEKEREREREKEREREREREKEAERAAKASSSSHEGRMSEPQMAGPAHMRPPFDGPPTTIAAVPPYIGPDTPALRTLSEYARPHVMSPTNRNHPFFVSLNPADSLIAYHMPSLYNADPAMRERELREREMREREIRERELRERMKPGFEVKPPEMDTLHPSTNPMEHFARHGAITLPPMAGPHPFASFHPSLNPLERERLALAGPQLRPEMSYPERLAAERLHAERMATVANDPIARLQMFNVTPHHHQHSHIHSHLHLHQQDPLHQGGGECLVCPPGSGGHPLAVDPLAGPHLARFPYPPGAIPNPLLGQPPHEHEMLRHPVFGTPYPRDLPAGIPPTMSAAHQLQAMHAQSAELQRLAMEQQWLHGHHHMHGGPLPGQEDYYSRLKKESDKQL
- the rerea gene encoding arginine-glutamic acid dipeptide repeats protein isoform X2, with protein sequence MTADKEKEREKERDRDRDRDRDKREAGKSRRQDGDRGDRESESSRPRRSCTLEGGAKNYAESEHSDDEDNDNGSTGGGSGTAEEAGKKGKKKMPKKKSRYERTENGEITSFITEDDVVYRPGDCVYIESQRPNTPYFICSIQDFKLSKRDHLLMNVKWYYRQSEVPDSVYQHLVQDRNNENDSGRELVITDPVVRSRELFISDYVDTYHAAALRGKCNISHFSDIFAAREFKARMDSFFYILGYNPETRRLNSTQGEIRVGPSHQAKLPELQPFPSPGGQAVTENEELVWMPGVNDCDLLMYLRAARSMAAFAGMCDGGSTEDGCLAASRDDTTLNALNTLHESSYDAGKALQRLVKKPVPKLIEKCWSEDEVKRFIKGLRQFGKNFFRIRKELLPNKETGELITFYYYWKKTPEAASCRAHRRHRRQPVFRRIKTRTASTPVNTPSRPPSSEFLDLSSASEDDFDSEDSEQELKGYACRHCFTTTSKDWHHGGRENILLCTDCRIHFKKYGELPPIEKPVDPPPFMFKPVKEEEDGLSGKHSMRTRRNRGSMSTLRSGRKKQTASPDGRASPTNEDLRSSGRTSPSAASTDSTDSKTDSMKKPSKKIKEEAPSPMKSAKRQREKGASDTEEPERANAKKSKTQELSRPDSPSECEGEGEGEGESSDGRSINEELSSDPKDIDQDNRSSSPSIPSPRDNESDSDSSAQQQQLLQSQHPPVIQCQPGTSAASSAPPPPTTSAPSLPPQVSPAAASSSLPPQPLPQASPMSLIQSGASLHPQRLPSPHSPMTQAPPPGPPVPPQSLPSPHHGPMPPMPHPLQPGPSHMAHPHSITPQGFPVGPSQVPPLPVSGQSQQRAHTPPSQSQSSSQSGAQPPREQPLPPAPISMPHIKPPPTTPIPQIPNPQSHKHPPHVSAPPFPQMPSNLPPPPALKPLSSLSNHHPPSAHPPPLQLMPQGQQLQPPPAQPPVLTQSQSLPPSASHQPPPAPPLPPSAAASHPSGPPQQPFSSHPFSTVLPPTAPPPSSSNSMPGLQPPSSSAPSSSISMPLPASVTCAGPATAVPPMHIKEEPLDESEEPESPPPPQRSPSPEPTVVNTPSHASQSARFYKHLDRGYNSCARTDFYFTPLASSKLAKKREEALEKAKREAEQKAREEKEREREREKEREREREREKEAERAAKASSSSHEGRMSEPQMAGPAHMRPPFDGPPTTIAAVPPYIGPDTPALRTLSEYARPHVMSPTNRNHPFFVSLNPADSLIAYHMPSLYNADPAMRERELREREMREREIRERELRERMKPGFEVKPPEMDTLHPSTNPMEHFARHGAITLPPMAGPHPFASFHPSLNPLERERLALAGPQLRPEMSYPERLAAERLHAERMATVANDPIARLQMFNVTPHHHQHSHIHSHLHLHQQDPLHQGSGGHPLAVDPLAGPHLARFPYPPGAIPNPLLGQPPHEHEMLRHPVFGTPYPRDLPAGIPPTMSAAHQLQAMHAQSAELQRLAMEQQWLHGHHHMHGGPLPGQEDYYSRLKKESDKQL